The DNA region GGGATGTACGCGGGGCTGAACGTGGTGGCGACGTTCGTAGTGTTTCTGAAGCTGGGCTGGATTTCGGTGGCGTGCGTATTCCTGAGTTACTTCTGCATGTCAATCATGTTCCCGACGATTTTCGCGCTGGGGATATTCGGCTTGGGAGCGCGGGCGAAGAAGGCTTCGTCGTTCATCGTGATGGCTATCATGGGCGGCGCGGTATTGCCCAAGCTGATGGGATATGTAGCGGACCAGTACGACATGTCGCGCGCGTTCATCGTGCCGATGTTGTGCTTCGTGGTGGTGGCGCTGTACGGGTTCAACTGGCCGCGCTTGAGCAAGGCGGAGTCGCTGCACGGGGTTCGGGCCACGGGGGGACACTAAGGGGGACAGTAGATCAGCGGCTGCAAGGGCGTTTATCGTTCCCGATCCTCGCTGATTGTGCCATGTGGAGGCTGGATGCTTTCGCTGTTACAAGATCGTTCACAGTCGACCTGAAGCCCTCGGCACCTTTGAGCGGGAAACCCTATTTCCCGTGGCACTTTTTCCACTTCTTTCCCGAGCCGCAATGGCATGGGTCATTTCGCCCGATCTTAGGAGCCGTTCCCGCAGCGGTCTGCTTTTTCGGCATTACATCCCGCTTCCGACGTTTCCTTATCATTTCCAGCGTACGGAAGATGGGCGGGTCCTTCACGCCTTCCGGTATAACGACATCATCGCCCAGGTGTATACCAATCACATCGGGGTCATGCTCCGGGATCTCCCAGGCCGGGCGGACGTTCAACTGAGAACAAAGGACTGCCAACCCAAAGGCAACGTCGGGCTCTGGCTCCTTTCCTCGTGCGTGACCGGCAGCCAATAGATATTTCCCTCTTTCCGTGAACGCACGAAGGAATCTGTCGAGATTTTCTGATGACGTGGGTGTCACCGTTAGCACCCGAGAAACCATCACCACATGGAAACCAGCCCTGGCTGTTTTCCATCCATCGTTTGTTCCTACGATGACCCTGTAATGGCTGGGGTGCCGTCGGTCAATGCCGGTGATAATCGAAACTCGTAGCCTGCCGGTCTCATCCTTCGCCCCGATCTCGTCCCGCCATTCCGAAAAGATACTCACTCCGGCATCCCGATCTTTGAAGACGAGTGCCAATATCGGTGGTATGCGAGGCTCTTCATATACAACGAAGCCCGCACCCCTCCAGTTCGCCCTGTCCCACAGCGGAATGTTTATCAAGGAAATGACCTTGCGATCTCGGTGCTTTAAGGCTTCGGTATTGAGCATCTCTGCGGGCGGATCGCCGGCACCGAAAATGAGCGGTCGATCAGACTTCTTACTTTCATCAGTCGTCGATCTAACGAGCCATGACTCTCTTCTCCGTACCGGAAACTCCTCTGCATCGCCCACCTCCCAGTCGTCCAGCCGAAGCCTCAGCCGATCACCGAGAACGTTGCCAACGGCGAGCCCGGATCTCGTCAGCATCATCGCGCGACCCATCGCCTGCTCATCCCGAACCAGTCCCTCGAAATACGTCCGATCGGCGGGCAATGCCAGCTGGAGCGTGATCGCTACCACGAGCTCGACAATGAGATCCTGCGTCTTATCCAAATCTACATTCGGATCGGTGGAATATCGTAGTTCGATAACGTGCTGGTCAGCTAGAATAGTCCACTCGAATGGAGCGGATTGATAATCCACGGGGATAATCTTGACGCGGAACTTCGGAGTATACGGCAGAAGGTCCGCATCCAAGCTGGTAGCAAGAAAGGACTCAAGTGCAGCGAGGATCGCTTCTGTCAGGAAGCGAGGTCTGTTCTCGTTCGGCAACTCCACAACGACCTCACAGCCTAAAACGCAGGAGTGCAATTCGAGCTTCCGGCCGTTGAGAAACTGCGGTGCTGCGGCGAGATCGCCATCATCTACTTTCTTCAGCGCCCCCGTAAATCCCGCATGGATGTCCTCAGCGGTTTCGACATCAGAAAAGACCTGACCGGCGCGCAATCGGTCCTCGTGGCCGAGCAGGTAAAGTAGCGCTGACCATGCAAAATCCAGTCGCAGGCGTTTAAGGACTGCTGGCAAGCGCGTCGTGTACTTGAGGTCGAAGAAATCGGTCTTGAGCAGCAATACCCCGAGGACGAAGTCGATGTGGACCCACTCCTCAGCCATTACCTCGCGCTCTGCCGCGTCCAGTCTGACGGCATGGCCGTATAGGCCCAATGATTCGATAAAAGATAGAATGAAAGGTATACGGCCCAACTGCATCTCAATCCATGCCAGCCCGCATAGGCACGAGTAAGCTTGGCGGGTCACCGTTCCTTCCGTCCAGAATTCCTTTAGCGCCTGACTCGCCGCGAGAAGCATACTGGCCCGTGCAGCCCAGAAGAGTCCCGCTCGCTCGTATGCCCGCGCGCACAACGCCAGCGCACCCACGAAATCCTCTCGGCACTCCCGAAGCGTCAAACGCTGCTGCGCCCGACCCAAGAGCCGGATCGCCTCATAGGGCTGGCCCGCGTCAAACTTCTGTGCCCCGCGCCGCAGCAGCATGAGCCCTGCCGTGGCGCTGCTGTCGCGCTCCTGCGCAATCGGCACGGCGACCTCAAAGAGTTCGTCAAACAAATCGCTCTGCGGAAATGCTTCGCCCAACTCCATGAGCAGATCGATGAGTGCCCGCGCCGGAAATTCAACAAGCCCCTTGCTGATTTCAAAAATATCTTTGAGTTCCGCGAGCGCCGCGGACAGTCGGTCCTTATCGCCGAAAGACAGAACCATGTTCATGAACACCTGATGTGCCCATG from Terriglobales bacterium includes:
- a CDS encoding SEC-C metal-binding domain-containing protein, which produces MQQANDAPPLQTSAGKQRPDLNGLRPSEFMRARHPHLFSDTEISERAHLDRAVLDHHLETLTSRKEELVFERFARRLAEKEICPNLVPQTGPTGGGDSKVDTETYPVAEEIAARWYEANAQPAATERWAFAFSTKKAWKPKLKSDLASIAGTQRGYTRVYFLSSRYVPDKERGELQDALRQQYGFAVHILDRTWILEKIFANHREELTIETLDLERPLAPKVKKGPRDTRREAELEELERQIADLDRYKGIEYQLVEDCLEATLLARSLERPRIEIEGRFERAIRIAERHGTRQQQLRIVYNRAWTLYWWYEDYPAFLSVYGDVESLATGRPQVSDVELLKNLWQLLYTAAAEKHISTEQARFNERTAVLREELQRFRDDATRPNAALEAWAHQVFMNMVLSFGDKDRLSAALAELKDIFEISKGLVEFPARALIDLLMELGEAFPQSDLFDELFEVAVPIAQERDSSATAGLMLLRRGAQKFDAGQPYEAIRLLGRAQQRLTLRECREDFVGALALCARAYERAGLFWAARASMLLAASQALKEFWTEGTVTRQAYSCLCGLAWIEMQLGRIPFILSFIESLGLYGHAVRLDAAEREVMAEEWVHIDFVLGVLLLKTDFFDLKYTTRLPAVLKRLRLDFAWSALLYLLGHEDRLRAGQVFSDVETAEDIHAGFTGALKKVDDGDLAAAPQFLNGRKLELHSCVLGCEVVVELPNENRPRFLTEAILAALESFLATSLDADLLPYTPKFRVKIIPVDYQSAPFEWTILADQHVIELRYSTDPNVDLDKTQDLIVELVVAITLQLALPADRTYFEGLVRDEQAMGRAMMLTRSGLAVGNVLGDRLRLRLDDWEVGDAEEFPVRRRESWLVRSTTDESKKSDRPLIFGAGDPPAEMLNTEALKHRDRKVISLINIPLWDRANWRGAGFVVYEEPRIPPILALVFKDRDAGVSIFSEWRDEIGAKDETGRLRVSIITGIDRRHPSHYRVIVGTNDGWKTARAGFHVVMVSRVLTVTPTSSENLDRFLRAFTERGKYLLAAGHARGKEPEPDVAFGLAVLCSQLNVRPAWEIPEHDPDVIGIHLGDDVVIPEGVKDPPIFRTLEMIRKRRKRDVMPKKQTAAGTAPKIGRNDPCHCGSGKKWKKCHGK